In the genome of Dyadobacter fermentans DSM 18053, the window GAAGGAACGGCGGGCATTATTAATATCATTACCAAAAAGAACACCCTGAAAGGCACGAACGGCTCCATCAGCCCCAATTTCGGACAATGGAACAATTGGCCCAATGCGACCATCAGTCACCGCGTGAAGGGGCTTACGCTCTCGGCCAACGGCGGGTTCAGCAACTGGAAAAATAAACGGTTTATCATGCAATCGCGCGCATTTACGAACGCGGATACGGTCACCAACCAGGAGCAATCGCAATGGGTGCGCGGCCGCGGGCAGAATGTGTACGGCACGTTTAATGCCGACTGGGATATCGATTCGCTCAACCGCATCGGCGCCGGGCTCAACTATTATAACGGCATCAATACCAACTGGTTCGATATTGTTTTCGAGGAAAGCAGCATGAGCGTGCCGGGCCAGTTTTTCAAGCGCAACATGAGGCGGACCTACGACTGGCAGGGCTCGACGATCAACCTCGACTATACGCGTTTGTTCAAAAAACCTAAAAAAGAGCTCACATTGCTCATGATGTACTCGTTCGAAGGCGAAGACAGCGATTACGACTCCGACCTGCTGAACCGCAGCAACAGCATTTACTACCGCGAAAAAAGCTACAACATCAGCAACAACAAGGAAGGAACAATCCAGCTCGATTTCACGAACCCGCTCGACAGCATCAGTACGCTCGAAACAGGCACGAAAACGATTTTCCGCAAAATCCTGAGCGACTACCGTATATCCAGCGCCATAGACGGCTCGGACGATTTCCGCGACATTCCCGAGCAGGCCAACGTGTTCGACTACGCCCAGCAAGTGACCTCCGCTTACCTCGTTTATAACCGCACGCCCAAAAAAGGATGGGGTATCAATCTCGGCGCGCGTTACGAGCACACATTCATCCAGGCCGACTTTCTCAATGGCGCCGCTTCATTTTCAAACAATTATGGCAATATCATCCCGAGTGTCAGCCTGTCGCGCAGCCTGAAAAAGAACCAGCAGATCCGCATGAGCTACACGCAGCGCATCCAGCGACCGCAGTTCTACTACCTCAATCCCTACGTGAACCAGGCCGATTCGAAAAACCAGTACGGCGGCAATCCCTACCTGAAACCAGAGCTAACGCATTCGGTAGAAGCGAATTACAGCGTTTCGATCAAACAAACGAGCATTAATGCTTCTTTCTTTTTACGCAAAACCAACAATGCGATCGAGAGCATCAGCACTGTGGACAGCGCCGGTGTGTTGCGGCAGATTTTCCAGAACGTCGCCGAGAATTCCGCCTACGGCCTCAACCTCAGCGCGAACACGAAGCTCATGAAGCAATGGACCGTCAACGGCTCGCTTAACGTATTTTACAATATCCTCGAAAGCGCCGAGCTCAAAACCCGCAATGCCGACTGGATGTACCGGATCAACCTCAATTCAACCATTGATTTCGGAAAGGGCATCAAGGCGCAGCTATTCGGGTTTTACAACTCACCGCGCGTGAACCTGCAAGGCAGTTACGGCGGTTTCGGGTTCTATAATATGGTGTTGCAAAAAGAGGTGCTCAAAAAGAAAGGAACCATCGGCTTCGGTTTCGACAACCCCTTCAACCGCACCATCAAGTGGCGGAATGAGTTTGTGGGCGCAAACTTCCTGCAAACGCAGGACATCGCCATGTACCGCCGCGGCTGGCGCCTGAACCTCAAATATGAGTTCGGGCAAATGTCGGGCAGCCAGCGACAAAAGAAACGGATCAGCAACGACGATAAAAAAGCAGGCGAAGGAAATAATTGATAATCAATACATTAAAGTTATATCACAATATTGAGGTCCGGATTTTCGAAAAAATCCGGACCTTTCTTTTGGAAACCATATGGTTTCATTTATATTTGGAAACCAAACGGTTTCCATTTTTCATTTTAACCCGTTTCTGTCAACCATGAACCAAATCCGTCGCGATGTTTTCCAGGCCATTTCCGACCCTACCCGTCGCGAGATCATCCATTTGCTAGCCCGCAAGACATTGAACCTGAACAATGTAGCCGACCATTTCCCGATCAGCCGTCCGGCCGTTGCGAAGCACATCCGCATCCTCACCGAATGCGGGCTGGTAAGCGTGGAAACCCGCGGCCGGGAGACATTCTGCCAGGCCGACCTGAAAGGGCTCAAAGAAGTTTCGGACTGGGCCAATACCTACAAAAAGTTCTGGACCGAGAAGCTCGATGCATTGGAACGCTATCTCGACGAAGACACCCCGGAAGAAAAACCTTGACAATCAACTCATTAAAAACCAGTTTCAACAATTATTTCTTTCAACTTAATCAATCAAACCATGGCTTTTGAACCATTTGTTTTAGAAAAAGTACTCAATGCCCCGCCAGCACGCATTTGGCGCGCGATCACCGACGCCGGCGAGATGAAAAACTGGTATTTCGACATTCCGGAT includes:
- a CDS encoding outer membrane beta-barrel family protein; the encoded protein is MKTPLLTLAILALTMHFLSAQHVRISGLLMDSTAAKPIEFATVALMKDGKITEGVTADSKGRFVFAKVSPGIYIVQASLMGYTTKTFGPVHADKGEDIELGVIKLVAAAQDLKEVTVSEQKALFEERSDRMVYNAEKDISIKGGDATDVLRKIPSIAVDIEGNVQLRGSSNIKVLINNKPSNIVARSVSEALKQIPADIIKQVEVITSPSAKYDAEGTAGIINIITKKNTLKGTNGSISPNFGQWNNWPNATISHRVKGLTLSANGGFSNWKNKRFIMQSRAFTNADTVTNQEQSQWVRGRGQNVYGTFNADWDIDSLNRIGAGLNYYNGINTNWFDIVFEESSMSVPGQFFKRNMRRTYDWQGSTINLDYTRLFKKPKKELTLLMMYSFEGEDSDYDSDLLNRSNSIYYREKSYNISNNKEGTIQLDFTNPLDSISTLETGTKTIFRKILSDYRISSAIDGSDDFRDIPEQANVFDYAQQVTSAYLVYNRTPKKGWGINLGARYEHTFIQADFLNGAASFSNNYGNIIPSVSLSRSLKKNQQIRMSYTQRIQRPQFYYLNPYVNQADSKNQYGGNPYLKPELTHSVEANYSVSIKQTSINASFFLRKTNNAIESISTVDSAGVLRQIFQNVAENSAYGLNLSANTKLMKQWTVNGSLNVFYNILESAELKTRNADWMYRINLNSTIDFGKGIKAQLFGFYNSPRVNLQGSYGGFGFYNMVLQKEVLKKKGTIGFGFDNPFNRTIKWRNEFVGANFLQTQDIAMYRRGWRLNLKYEFGQMSGSQRQKKRISNDDKKAGEGNN
- a CDS encoding ArsR/SmtB family transcription factor: MNQIRRDVFQAISDPTRREIIHLLARKTLNLNNVADHFPISRPAVAKHIRILTECGLVSVETRGRETFCQADLKGLKEVSDWANTYKKFWTEKLDALERYLDEDTPEEKP